The genomic region GAAGAAGTTGAACAAACCGTTAATGGTATTTGTATTTCAAAATAAATATTATGCTTGCTTATACCATACAAGGAAAAGGAAAGCCTTTGATTTTTTTACATGGCTATCTGGAAAATAAAGAACTTTGGCAAGATTTTTTAAAATATTTTAGCAATTATACCTGCATATGCCTCGATTTACCTAATTGCGGTCAGAATTCCATTACACCAATGCCTTCCATTGAAGCGATGGCCGATGAGGTGTTTTCTACTTTACAAAAAATTAATATAACTAAAGCCAGCTTTATTGCTCATTCTATGGGAGGATATGTCTCGCTTGCTCTTGCTAACAAGTATTCTAACATGTTAGACCGTCTAATATTACTACATTCACATCCCTTTGCCGATAGCGACGAAAAACGAAAAGCTCGTTTACAAGAAATCGAAATTATTAAAGCTGGTAAAAAATTACTTTTGTTACAGCAATTTATTCCTAAATTATATGCACCACATTTTCACGATAAGCATTGTTTTGCGCTAAGCCAAAAAATGGCAGAAAATACTTCAACTGAAGGAATGATTGCATGTTTGCAAGCCATGGCAAACCGTTCTGATAACAGCTCTTTACTACATCAAACAACTTTCCCAGTATTATGGATATATGGACGGTACGATCAATTATTTAATT from Bacteroidales bacterium harbors:
- a CDS encoding alpha/beta hydrolase translates to MLAYTIQGKGKPLIFLHGYLENKELWQDFLKYFSNYTCICLDLPNCGQNSITPMPSIEAMADEVFSTLQKINITKASFIAHSMGGYVSLALANKYSNMLDRLILLHSHPFADSDEKRKARLQEIEIIKAGKKLLLLQQFIPKLYAPHFHDKHCFALSQKMAENTSTEGMIACLQAMANRSDNSSLLHQTTFPVLWIYGRYDQLFNFELAENFKTNNPVVTKHLLNQSGHMGMFEQPLETANIINSFLK